In Anseongella ginsenosidimutans, one genomic interval encodes:
- a CDS encoding DUF4954 family protein: MNRIVKKPIDKLGYGFIEGVYLPESKDEYYLRDEQFRTDKKYRKLKAHEIEVLVKNENTSDDWNMILVTDKFNAGYVQGCNFFGKIRIGDLEPYLLEYHEIQHPVGLYNSTIISCDFGDNVVVDNVNHLSHYQVGNECMLMNINEMATSNHAKFGSGILKEGEEEKVRIWLELCNENGGRRILPFEGMLAGDAFLWTKYRDDQQLMESFKKLVDEKNDSRRGFYGTVGDRTVIKNCKIIKDAKIGSDAYIKGANKLKNLTVHSLPDAGTQIGEGCELVNGIINQGCRVFYGVKAVRFFMGSHSNLKYGARLINSYLGNNATVSCCEVLNSLIYPGHEQHHNNSFLCASRIEGQSNMAAGATIGSNHNSRGNDGEIVARRGFWPGLCVSLKHNSRFASYCLVNKGNYLYEMDIPLPFTFVYNDESTAKLYLMPAYWFMYNIYALARNAWKYRTRDKRIHKRQEIEYDYLAPDTANEMITAMRLLEKWVGQAYLEQQGKAGGTAGTQAGETDGTKPIDTTGTKPGETAATQGSEPDEDQLRQIGKDLLLNQEETVRGLTIKARNVENSRREVIVIKVGQAYRWYAEMLHHYGVSTLVHHFSGKAAADLLALREDFRFSSRGSWVNVGGQLIHEQDLEQLKDDIKQGRISSWDEIHARYLELGTAYPADKLNHAWLTLLEVNGAGEEELLSLWPSFLERSVETMERLAEGVHTSREKDYRNPFRKMLYESTSEMEAVIGKLEENDFVKLMQAEAADYRKQADELLQRNSYIGR; encoded by the coding sequence ATGAACAGGATTGTAAAAAAGCCAATAGATAAGCTGGGTTACGGTTTTATTGAAGGTGTTTACCTGCCGGAAAGCAAGGACGAATATTATTTGCGGGATGAACAGTTCCGTACGGATAAAAAATACCGGAAACTGAAGGCCCATGAAATAGAAGTCCTGGTAAAGAATGAAAATACGTCCGATGACTGGAACATGATCCTCGTCACCGACAAGTTCAACGCCGGCTATGTGCAGGGATGTAATTTCTTCGGGAAGATCAGGATAGGAGACCTGGAGCCCTACCTGCTCGAATATCATGAAATACAGCACCCCGTGGGGCTTTATAACAGCACCATTATTTCCTGCGATTTCGGGGATAACGTGGTGGTGGACAATGTGAATCATCTTTCCCATTACCAGGTGGGAAATGAATGTATGCTGATGAACATCAATGAAATGGCCACCAGCAATCATGCAAAATTCGGGAGTGGAATTCTGAAAGAAGGTGAAGAGGAGAAAGTGCGCATCTGGCTGGAGCTGTGTAACGAGAACGGCGGCCGCCGCATTCTGCCCTTTGAAGGCATGCTGGCCGGCGACGCCTTCCTCTGGACAAAATACCGGGATGACCAGCAGCTTATGGAAAGCTTTAAAAAGCTGGTAGACGAGAAGAATGATTCCAGGAGAGGTTTTTATGGTACTGTTGGCGACCGTACGGTCATAAAAAACTGCAAGATCATCAAGGATGCGAAGATCGGTTCCGATGCCTATATCAAAGGGGCTAACAAACTGAAGAACCTTACCGTCCACAGCCTGCCGGATGCAGGGACCCAGATCGGCGAAGGTTGTGAGCTGGTGAACGGCATTATCAACCAGGGATGCCGCGTATTTTATGGCGTGAAAGCCGTCCGGTTTTTCATGGGCTCGCATTCGAATCTGAAATACGGCGCCCGCCTGATCAATTCCTACCTGGGGAATAATGCGACGGTCTCCTGCTGCGAAGTGCTGAACTCCCTGATTTACCCCGGTCATGAACAGCATCATAATAATTCCTTCCTCTGCGCCTCCAGAATCGAAGGACAATCCAATATGGCCGCCGGCGCTACCATAGGTTCCAATCATAATTCACGGGGGAACGATGGCGAAATTGTCGCCAGGCGCGGATTCTGGCCTGGCTTATGCGTAAGCCTGAAGCATAACAGCCGTTTTGCCTCCTACTGCCTGGTGAACAAAGGGAATTATCTCTACGAGATGGACATTCCCCTGCCCTTCACTTTTGTTTACAATGACGAATCCACGGCAAAGCTGTACCTGATGCCCGCCTATTGGTTCATGTACAATATATATGCCCTCGCCAGGAACGCATGGAAATACCGGACCCGTGATAAGCGGATCCATAAAAGACAGGAAATCGAGTACGATTACCTGGCGCCGGACACGGCCAATGAAATGATAACCGCAATGAGGCTGCTGGAAAAATGGGTGGGCCAGGCTTACCTTGAACAGCAAGGGAAGGCCGGCGGAACAGCCGGAACGCAAGCCGGCGAAACGGACGGAACGAAGCCCATTGATACAACCGGAACAAAGCCCGGCGAAACAGCCGCAACGCAAGGCAGCGAGCCGGATGAAGATCAGCTCAGGCAAATAGGAAAGGATCTGCTGCTCAACCAGGAAGAAACGGTTCGCGGGTTAACGATAAAGGCCAGGAACGTTGAGAATTCCCGGCGGGAAGTAATCGTGATCAAAGTCGGGCAGGCTTATCGCTGGTACGCAGAAATGCTTCATCATTACGGAGTCAGCACGCTTGTTCACCATTTTTCGGGGAAGGCGGCTGCGGACCTGCTCGCGCTCAGGGAGGACTTTCGCTTTAGCAGCAGGGGTAGTTGGGTCAATGTGGGCGGACAGCTGATCCATGAACAAGACCTGGAGCAGCTAAAGGACGATATTAAACAGGGCCGGATCAGTTCCTGGGACGAAATCCATGCGCGTTACCTGGAATTGGGAACGGCTTATCCCGCCGATAAGCTGAATCATGCCTGGCTGACCCTGCTGGAAGTGAACGGGGCCGGGGAGGAAGAACTTCTTTCTTTATGGCCCTCTTTCC